A single region of the Vicia villosa cultivar HV-30 ecotype Madison, WI linkage group LG4, Vvil1.0, whole genome shotgun sequence genome encodes:
- the LOC131600266 gene encoding uncharacterized protein LOC131600266, protein MRLYDEFKEILKIQKLRRSVSFAGFYAFTTLIIYAYVNNTTRAGYSRADQYYASYPAGTELLTDTTKLYKAALGNCFESEEWGAFEFCVMEKHFERQGKSPYAYHAQYMAHLLSHGQLDGSG, encoded by the exons ATGAGGCTCTATGATGAATTCAAAGAGATATTAAAGATTCAGAAGCTTCGAAGATCCGTATCTTTTGCTGGCTTCTACGCCTTCACTACGCTTATCATCTATGCTTATGTTAACAATAC AACTAGGGCTGGGTATTCTAGAGCTGATCAATACTATGCATCATACCCAGCTGGTACCGAGCTTTTAACCGACACCACCAAG CTATACAAAGCTGCTCTTGGAAACTGCTTTGAATCTGAAGAGTGGGGCGCATTTGAGTTTTGTGTCATGGAAAAACACTTTGAGCGTCAAGGGAAGTCACCATATGCATATCATGCT CAATACATGGCACACCTCCTTTCTCATGGACAGCTTGATGGAAGTGGGTAA